A genomic segment from Limosilactobacillus sp. encodes:
- a CDS encoding DUF1002 domain-containing protein: MKSQKLTVIVTSSVMALALLSSPLTPVVVHAADQVTTSSTSASSTSSTQTHTLKKSYVVYGAGAANKNELSNVLAVGDDFTTLTATASDYQKYINPNGSTTDAAMVSSVSIVPTDPGSGVQVNVKKFNGDNNITKVTAQQYAMVAQMAGVTDVTITVSANRPVSGESALTGVYKAIAADGVSLDSQNTQSANQMLDATNDAIQANKDDSSYPGKLMAAVGDTTKSINQQKKQGETPSKNTIQVTLNQNLEKRNIYNETKNYTSSIVNALVQFTNAPISSSKDYSSHVSDTIKNVKNSSGNIMNKAKQFLNSPDGKAATQQAQSWWDKFVNWIRGWFN, from the coding sequence ATGAAAAGTCAAAAATTGACAGTAATTGTCACCAGTTCGGTCATGGCCCTGGCGCTTTTGAGCAGCCCGCTGACGCCGGTGGTTGTTCACGCCGCCGATCAGGTCACGACCAGCTCGACTAGCGCCAGCTCCACCAGCAGCACCCAGACCCATACGCTGAAAAAGTCCTACGTGGTTTACGGGGCCGGTGCGGCAAACAAGAATGAGCTTAGCAATGTCCTGGCGGTCGGGGATGATTTCACCACCCTGACGGCCACGGCCAGCGACTACCAGAAGTACATCAACCCGAACGGCTCGACCACCGATGCGGCGATGGTCAGCTCGGTCTCCATCGTGCCGACCGACCCGGGCTCCGGTGTCCAGGTCAACGTCAAGAAGTTCAACGGTGACAACAACATCACCAAGGTCACGGCCCAGCAGTACGCGATGGTCGCCCAGATGGCTGGGGTAACCGACGTGACGATTACGGTCAGCGCCAACCGGCCGGTCTCCGGTGAATCGGCGCTGACGGGGGTTTACAAGGCGATCGCGGCCGACGGGGTCAGCCTCGACAGCCAGAACACCCAATCGGCTAACCAGATGCTGGACGCAACCAACGACGCCATCCAGGCCAACAAGGACGACAGCTCCTACCCCGGCAAGCTGATGGCGGCGGTCGGCGACACCACCAAGTCGATCAACCAGCAAAAGAAGCAGGGGGAGACACCAAGCAAAAACACCATCCAAGTGACCCTTAACCAGAACCTGGAGAAGCGCAACATTTACAACGAGACCAAGAACTACACCAGTTCAATCGTCAACGCCCTGGTCCAGTTCACCAACGCGCCGATCAGCTCGAGCAAGGATTACAGCTCCCACGTCAGCGACACGATCAAGAACGTGAAGAACTCGTCTGGCAACATCATGAACAAGGCCAAGCAGTTCCTGAATTCGCCCGACGGCAAGGCGGCCACCCAGCAGGCCCAGTCCTGGTGGGACAAGTTCGTCAACTGGATCCGCGGCTGGTTTAACTAA
- the lepB gene encoding signal peptidase I, producing the protein MKSFRQVMSWVVPIVIGLLIALLIKQFFFQVVRVDGPSMQPNLQNNERVFCLKRSKIHRGSVVIFDANGVDPQVAVKTDYVKRVIGLPGDTVKSKNGNIYVNGKKIDQSYISTKQRNAGTGNWTLKSISVQNSWLKHNGATKVPAGEYFVLGDHRSVSNDGRYWGFVPKSKIDGVVKVPSWTGTKVARQNVNKEWQYFYDK; encoded by the coding sequence ATGAAATCATTTCGACAAGTGATGAGCTGGGTAGTCCCGATCGTCATCGGGTTACTGATTGCCCTGCTGATCAAGCAGTTTTTCTTCCAAGTCGTGCGGGTCGACGGGCCATCAATGCAGCCCAACCTACAGAATAACGAACGGGTCTTTTGCCTGAAGCGGTCAAAGATTCACCGCGGCAGCGTCGTCATTTTTGATGCCAACGGGGTTGACCCCCAGGTGGCCGTCAAGACCGACTACGTCAAGCGGGTGATCGGTCTGCCGGGTGACACGGTCAAGTCGAAGAACGGTAACATCTACGTCAACGGCAAGAAGATCGACCAAAGTTACATCTCCACGAAGCAGCGGAATGCCGGGACTGGCAACTGGACGCTGAAGAGCATTTCTGTTCAGAATAGCTGGCTCAAGCACAATGGCGCAACCAAGGTGCCGGCCGGTGAATACTTCGTCCTGGGGGATCACCGGAGCGTCTCAAACGACGGCCGTTACTGGGGCTTCGTGCCGAAGAGCAAGATTGATGGGGTCGTCAAGGTACCGTCATGGACGGGAACCAAGGTGGCTCGCCAAAATGTCAACAAGGAATGGCAATATTTCTACGATAAGTAA
- a CDS encoding GNAT family N-acetyltransferase, whose translation MELKITHATMEDLPAIVRIERLGFTAEEAGSEASFRERIEKIADTFLVAKIDQQLVGFVVGPAVANEFVTDEMYERTPNNLPIGGHQLILSIATDPAYRGHGIGSRLLDALTTLSQAHQREDISLDTLTKNIPFYEANGFHTVGVSSSRHAGETWYNMVKPIAGRRKD comes from the coding sequence ATGGAACTGAAGATTACACACGCCACAATGGAAGACCTGCCCGCCATCGTCCGGATCGAACGACTGGGCTTCACGGCTGAGGAGGCCGGAAGCGAGGCGAGCTTTCGGGAACGAATCGAAAAGATCGCAGACACTTTTTTGGTAGCCAAGATTGACCAGCAGCTTGTTGGCTTCGTGGTCGGTCCGGCCGTCGCAAATGAATTTGTAACCGACGAAATGTACGAGCGGACGCCGAACAACCTGCCGATCGGGGGCCACCAGCTGATTCTATCAATCGCCACCGATCCGGCATACCGGGGACACGGAATCGGCAGCAGGCTCCTGGACGCCTTGACGACGCTTTCGCAAGCGCACCAGCGTGAGGATATTTCGCTCGACACCCTCACCAAGAACATCCCCTTTTATGAGGCAAACGGCTTTCATACGGTTGGCGTCTCGTCTTCGAGGCATGCCGGGGAAACCTGGTACAACATGGTTAAGCCCATTGCCGGCCGTCGAAAAGATTAA
- a CDS encoding PfkB family carbohydrate kinase, translating to MPTEREKQILDLIRQDPLITQKELAQKLGITRPGVASHISRLIKEGLISGKGYVLPRAESVTVIGAVNMDIYGTLDQNRVQSTISNPGKITTQLGGMGRNIAANLAALGVATNLITVFGNDPSGEQFKADALRRGINISYARQLVEDHTSIYLYVNRQDGRRVVGVDDMTINRYLTPDYLQANLATINASKLVIFDTNLPKETIHWLYDNVQAPMLAKAVSVNKAPNLVQENRHLTGLVINGIEGTVLTGQAITGMADAVKCARQLYQQFTATIYLYVDGLGIVIDDGQRVIKSQYAKVPAPNLNGVGTAIVGAIGYGELHQLANREKLTLAKRAAKITGQTPHNVSSRIKDILK from the coding sequence ATGCCAACAGAACGTGAAAAACAAATTCTGGATCTCATCCGGCAGGATCCACTGATTACCCAAAAGGAGCTTGCCCAGAAGCTAGGAATCACCCGTCCCGGTGTGGCTTCCCACATTTCCCGTTTAATCAAGGAGGGCCTGATCAGCGGCAAGGGCTACGTGTTGCCGCGGGCAGAATCCGTGACCGTGATTGGGGCGGTCAACATGGATATTTATGGTACCCTCGACCAGAACCGGGTGCAGTCAACCATTTCCAATCCCGGTAAGATTACCACCCAACTCGGGGGGATGGGGCGTAACATCGCTGCCAACCTGGCCGCACTGGGCGTGGCAACTAACCTGATTACGGTTTTTGGCAATGACCCCAGTGGCGAACAGTTCAAGGCGGACGCACTTCGCCGGGGGATTAACATCAGCTATGCCCGTCAGCTGGTCGAGGATCATACCTCCATTTACCTCTACGTTAACCGTCAGGACGGCCGCCGAGTGGTGGGGGTCGACGACATGACCATTAACCGGTATTTGACCCCCGATTATCTTCAGGCCAACCTGGCCACCATCAACGCCAGCAAGCTCGTCATTTTCGACACGAACCTGCCCAAGGAAACCATTCATTGGCTATACGACAACGTGCAGGCTCCCATGCTGGCCAAGGCGGTTTCGGTCAATAAAGCACCCAATCTGGTACAGGAAAATCGCCATTTAACCGGACTAGTGATTAATGGCATTGAAGGGACCGTGCTGACGGGGCAGGCCATCACAGGGATGGCGGATGCCGTCAAGTGTGCGCGCCAGCTTTATCAGCAATTTACGGCCACCATCTACCTCTACGTTGATGGCCTGGGGATCGTGATTGATGACGGCCAAAGGGTGATTAAGAGCCAGTATGCAAAGGTGCCGGCACCAAACTTGAACGGTGTTGGAACGGCGATCGTGGGTGCGATCGGCTACGGTGAGCTGCACCAGCTGGCCAATCGGGAAAAGCTAACGCTGGCCAAACGAGCGGCAAAGATCACCGGGCAGACGCCGCACAACGTCAGTTCTCGAATTAAAGATATTCTTAAATAG
- a CDS encoding NupC/NupG family nucleoside CNT transporter produces the protein MRFVFLATGLLFVFFVAWLFSNDRKNVKFKRMAVLFTLQIVISYFCLNTKIGIKILSGISGFFGWLMEQAAGGINFVFGGLVIKNGASVFFLNVLMPIVFISALVGILNYIKVLPFIIKWTGRGLNKIGHMGELESYLAVSTAVLGQPEVYLTVLDEIPRLNEKRLYTICASGMSSVSASILASYMKLIPGRFVVVAVFLNILSALIVSCVINPYDVDPNNDIVNIQMEKKPFFEMLGNYIMNGFNMAITVAAMLIGFVALVTFLNSTFTALLHISFTTIIGYVFAPIAWVMGVSSQDVVKVGSLMAEKLIANEFVAMGDLHSFSTELTAKSHAIISAYLVSFANFGTLGNIIGSMRTIDKHQASKVAKFAMKLLLGATLASILTGTIVGVYY, from the coding sequence TTGAGGTTTGTGTTTTTGGCAACGGGGCTCTTATTTGTCTTCTTCGTTGCGTGGCTATTCAGTAACGACCGCAAGAACGTTAAATTCAAACGGATGGCGGTCCTCTTTACCTTGCAAATTGTTATTTCGTATTTTTGCCTGAACACGAAGATTGGGATCAAGATCTTAAGTGGGATTTCCGGTTTCTTCGGCTGGCTGATGGAACAGGCGGCCGGTGGGATTAACTTCGTCTTCGGCGGCTTGGTGATCAAAAATGGTGCCAGCGTCTTTTTCTTAAACGTGCTGATGCCGATTGTCTTCATCTCCGCCTTAGTCGGGATTCTGAACTACATTAAGGTCCTGCCGTTTATCATCAAGTGGACCGGCCGAGGATTGAATAAGATTGGCCACATGGGTGAATTGGAAAGCTACCTGGCTGTCTCCACGGCCGTCTTGGGGCAGCCGGAAGTTTACCTGACGGTGTTGGACGAAATTCCGCGGCTGAATGAAAAACGCCTCTACACGATTTGTGCGTCGGGGATGAGTTCTGTTTCCGCTTCGATTTTGGCCTCTTACATGAAGCTGATTCCCGGACGGTTCGTTGTGGTGGCGGTCTTCTTAAACATCTTATCCGCCCTAATTGTTTCCTGTGTGATCAATCCGTACGACGTCGACCCGAACAACGACATCGTTAATATCCAGATGGAAAAGAAGCCGTTCTTCGAGATGTTGGGGAACTACATCATGAACGGATTCAACATGGCGATCACCGTGGCCGCTATGCTGATTGGTTTCGTAGCTCTGGTGACCTTCTTAAACAGCACCTTCACTGCGCTGCTGCACATTTCCTTCACGACCATTATCGGGTACGTCTTCGCGCCAATCGCCTGGGTAATGGGGGTTTCCAGCCAGGACGTTGTCAAGGTGGGGAGCCTGATGGCCGAAAAGCTGATTGCCAACGAATTCGTAGCCATGGGTGACCTGCACAGCTTCTCGACCGAACTGACGGCCAAGAGTCACGCCATCATTTCCGCCTACCTAGTTTCCTTCGCCAACTTTGGTACCCTGGGGAACATCATCGGTTCGATGCGGACGATCGACAAGCACCAGGCCAGCAAGGTTGCCAAGTTTGCAATGAAGCTGCTGCTGGGAGCCACGCTGGCTTCCATCCTGACTGGAACGATCGTTGGGGTTTACTACTAG
- a CDS encoding UDP-N-acetylmuramoyl-L-alanyl-D-glutamate--2,6-diaminopimelate ligase, giving the protein MELHVTPALALLREHHLLDHVSNLSEFTATAVSYDSRQVKPGTLFFCKGNFLPKYLTMAKEKGAIAYVAEQEYPEGQGLPAIIVKDEQKAMALLGAAFYGFPQNDLFIIAITGTKGKTTTAYFADHVLDAATKQHVALFSTLDRILGHNPGDQFKSDLTTPESLDLFHDMRAAVNNGMTHLVMEVSSQAYKKRRVYGLKYNVGIFLNITPDHIGRNEHPTFADYLHCKEQLLVNSDVCVINAETQNFTDVYYTAKATTQPDNIYLFARHGAKVSLPDDRQLDFEYRNDLENLHESEFQLDALSDNAKKLQLDHRYTTSVPGDYNEGNAVAAIIASGLAGASAQDAVDTLDHVHIKGRMEMIATKDHGTIYVDYAHNYASTKRLLAFLKRQTNAGKVTVVLGSAGDKGISRRPGLGKALTEESPDRVILTTDDPGFEDPVKIAETIDSYIDHDQVGTVDFIMDRETAIKNAIDHSVKGDIVVIAGKGEDPYQKIKGVDVPYASDSKVARDYVAEIEK; this is encoded by the coding sequence ATGGAATTGCATGTTACGCCAGCATTAGCGTTATTACGTGAGCACCACCTTCTGGACCACGTCAGCAATTTAAGTGAATTCACCGCCACCGCCGTTTCCTACGACTCGCGGCAAGTCAAGCCGGGAACCCTGTTCTTCTGCAAGGGGAACTTCCTGCCCAAGTACCTGACGATGGCCAAGGAGAAGGGTGCCATCGCCTACGTGGCCGAGCAGGAGTACCCGGAAGGTCAGGGACTGCCGGCGATCATCGTCAAGGACGAGCAAAAGGCGATGGCCTTGCTGGGGGCGGCCTTCTACGGTTTCCCGCAGAACGACCTCTTCATCATTGCCATCACGGGGACCAAGGGAAAGACGACGACGGCCTACTTCGCCGACCACGTCTTGGACGCGGCCACGAAGCAGCACGTGGCCCTCTTCTCCACCCTTGACCGGATCCTCGGCCACAACCCTGGCGACCAGTTCAAGTCCGATCTGACGACGCCGGAATCGCTGGATCTCTTTCACGACATGCGGGCAGCCGTTAACAACGGCATGACCCACCTGGTGATGGAGGTCTCCTCCCAGGCCTACAAGAAGCGCCGGGTCTACGGCTTAAAATATAACGTCGGGATCTTCCTCAACATCACGCCGGATCACATCGGGCGCAACGAACACCCGACCTTTGCGGACTACCTGCACTGCAAGGAGCAGCTGCTGGTCAATTCCGACGTCTGCGTGATCAACGCCGAAACGCAAAACTTCACCGATGTTTACTACACGGCCAAGGCGACGACGCAGCCGGATAACATCTACCTCTTCGCTCGCCACGGCGCGAAGGTCAGTTTGCCCGATGATCGTCAGCTCGACTTCGAGTACCGCAACGACCTGGAGAACCTCCACGAGAGCGAGTTCCAGCTGGACGCCCTCTCTGACAACGCCAAAAAGCTGCAACTCGATCACCGCTACACGACGAGCGTACCCGGGGACTACAACGAAGGCAACGCCGTGGCGGCGATCATCGCCAGCGGCCTGGCTGGAGCCAGTGCCCAGGACGCCGTTGACACGCTCGACCACGTTCACATCAAGGGCCGGATGGAGATGATTGCCACCAAGGATCACGGGACGATCTACGTCGACTACGCCCACAACTATGCCAGCACCAAGCGGCTCCTGGCCTTCTTAAAGCGCCAGACCAACGCCGGCAAGGTCACGGTTGTCCTGGGTTCGGCCGGGGACAAGGGCATTTCACGCCGGCCGGGACTGGGCAAGGCCCTGACCGAGGAAAGTCCGGACCGGGTAATTCTGACGACCGACGATCCGGGCTTCGAGGACCCGGTCAAGATTGCCGAAACGATCGACTCCTACATCGATCATGACCAGGTCGGCACGGTCGACTTCATCATGGATCGGGAGACGGCAATCAAGAATGCTATTGACCACAGCGTTAAAGGTGATATTGTGGTCATAGCTGGTAAGGGTGAGGACCCTTACCAGAAGATTAAGGGCGTCGACGTGCCGTACGCTTCCGACAGCAAGGTTGCCCGGGACTATGTCGCTGAGATTGAAAAATAA
- a CDS encoding non-canonical purine NTP pyrophosphatase: MTQFVIATHNQGKIAELQRLLDWTGNSGRAYTDLAPRQQFPPESTVSYRKNATNKALTVSRALPNEYVLADDSGLQLAAAPDWLGVTTGRNLADCPTPEAYDERILTRLRGQRREFTMVSWLVCAHDNRIIARVRAELHGRVATSQRGRYSRGFDRILIPQGSSQTLAEMPFEKRRAYLVRGQAVKAMIKKLGECRDEN; this comes from the coding sequence ATGACGCAGTTTGTAATTGCCACCCATAACCAGGGCAAGATTGCGGAGCTGCAACGCCTGCTGGATTGGACCGGCAATTCTGGGCGAGCCTACACCGACCTGGCACCCCGCCAGCAGTTCCCGCCGGAGAGCACGGTTAGCTACCGGAAAAACGCGACGAACAAGGCTTTGACCGTCAGTCGGGCCCTCCCTAACGAATACGTATTGGCCGACGATTCGGGGTTGCAGCTGGCGGCCGCTCCGGACTGGCTGGGCGTGACCACGGGCCGCAACCTAGCGGACTGTCCAACGCCAGAAGCCTACGACGAGCGAATTCTAACTCGGCTTCGGGGACAACGACGGGAGTTCACGATGGTCTCCTGGCTGGTCTGCGCCCACGACAACAGGATTATTGCCCGCGTTCGGGCGGAACTGCACGGCCGAGTGGCGACCAGTCAGCGGGGACGTTATAGCCGGGGCTTTGACCGGATCCTGATTCCCCAGGGGTCGTCGCAAACCCTGGCGGAGATGCCATTTGAAAAGCGCCGGGCCTACCTGGTGCGGGGCCAAGCAGTAAAAGCGATGATTAAAAAGTTAGGAGAGTGCCGCGATGAGAATTAG
- a CDS encoding helix-turn-helix domain-containing protein: protein MRPFFDRENLSIRVLSLLEQQPNWTFTDLAIALGVDRATLTKNVKQLISIIDSQHLASLQLIQTNQGLHYHRSAGFNLASLMPMLVDQRPGIIFESLFNEFQHSIHGLASKLFVSESTTRRLIRHVNHVLAAYRIKINTRQMTLEGAEANIRYAAFQYYWNTYGSVTWPFFVNEQEYLHVSKQVGLPINDQLRYAFWVAICRVRQLKRHRLTTADLHFSSTTPEEHFLRLVYLVDFENPQQLVRTSNMVFPDWQSPVLCQLLNQKTLPITLQAAHYYSAVFGTVPLLYDRAEQLQQIRQTADQTSFAAIQAACNKDPLLTLKTCELLQMQHPSPLWRSLRLALVTDSDPIERSRTMKLIGRVFVNYDFTWVPDYHQAQLIITNLTLPDASAPIVYVNVPVALHDLELVQDGLTKIKKTD, encoded by the coding sequence ATGCGTCCCTTTTTTGACCGAGAAAATTTAAGTATCCGGGTCCTAAGTCTGCTCGAGCAGCAGCCTAACTGGACCTTTACCGACCTGGCAATTGCCTTGGGCGTTGACCGCGCCACCCTGACCAAAAACGTCAAGCAGCTAATTTCGATCATTGATTCTCAGCACCTGGCTAGCCTACAACTGATCCAAACCAATCAGGGACTGCACTACCACCGATCGGCCGGCTTTAACCTCGCCTCGCTGATGCCAATGCTGGTCGATCAACGGCCCGGTATTATCTTTGAAAGCCTGTTTAATGAGTTCCAGCATAGCATTCACGGACTCGCCAGCAAGCTGTTCGTCAGCGAATCCACTACGCGGCGCCTCATTCGCCACGTCAACCATGTTCTGGCGGCTTACCGGATCAAAATTAATACCCGACAAATGACTCTCGAGGGCGCCGAGGCCAATATCCGTTACGCCGCCTTTCAATACTACTGGAATACCTACGGCAGCGTCACCTGGCCCTTCTTCGTTAACGAACAGGAGTATTTGCACGTCAGCAAACAGGTCGGTCTTCCCATTAACGACCAGCTTCGCTACGCCTTTTGGGTGGCCATCTGCCGGGTGCGGCAGCTGAAGAGACACCGTTTGACCACAGCCGATCTCCACTTTTCGTCAACGACCCCCGAAGAGCACTTTTTACGGTTGGTATACCTGGTTGATTTTGAAAATCCCCAGCAGCTTGTCAGGACCTCCAATATGGTATTTCCAGACTGGCAGTCCCCCGTCCTCTGCCAGTTGCTCAACCAAAAGACCCTTCCAATAACTCTTCAGGCAGCGCACTACTACAGCGCAGTTTTTGGGACGGTCCCGCTGCTTTACGACCGAGCTGAGCAGCTCCAGCAGATCCGCCAAACGGCTGACCAGACGAGCTTTGCGGCGATCCAGGCTGCCTGCAATAAGGATCCCCTGCTGACCCTTAAGACATGCGAACTTCTGCAAATGCAGCACCCGTCACCACTGTGGCGTTCGCTTCGACTGGCACTGGTAACCGACTCGGACCCGATTGAGCGCTCCCGGACAATGAAGCTGATTGGCCGAGTCTTTGTCAACTATGATTTTACCTGGGTCCCTGACTACCACCAGGCGCAACTAATCATCACCAACCTGACCCTGCCGGATGCCAGTGCACCGATTGTCTACGTGAACGTGCCGGTCGCCCTGCACGACCTGGAACTGGTGCAGGACGGGCTCACTAAAATTAAAAAGACGGATTAG
- a CDS encoding aldo/keto reductase, with amino-acid sequence MILDQTITLNSGVKIPQFALGTWFIDDDQVAEAVRNAVKIGYRHIDTAQAYGNERGVGEGVRTAGIARDQLFVTSKVAAEHKDYNSAKQSIDETLQKMGLDYLDMMIIHSPQPWAEVNQSDNRYYEGNLEAWRAMEDAVPEGKLKTIGVSNFNQSDLQNLLDNSDTKPAVDQVLAHVGHTPFNLIDFAKQNDIAVEAYSPVAHGAALKSPAIQQMADKYGVTVPQLCIRYDWQLGLIVLPKTANPEHMKQNTQIDFTISDEDMETLKQVKPLDYGDADAFPVYGGKM; translated from the coding sequence ATGATTTTAGATCAGACAATTACCCTCAATAGCGGTGTCAAGATTCCGCAATTTGCCCTTGGGACCTGGTTCATTGATGATGACCAAGTCGCCGAAGCGGTGCGCAACGCCGTTAAGATCGGCTACCGGCACATCGATACCGCCCAGGCTTACGGCAACGAACGCGGTGTCGGCGAAGGGGTCCGGACGGCCGGCATTGCCCGTGACCAACTCTTCGTTACCTCTAAAGTCGCAGCCGAACACAAGGACTACAACTCCGCCAAGCAATCGATTGACGAGACCCTGCAGAAGATGGGTCTGGACTACCTCGACATGATGATCATTCACAGTCCGCAGCCATGGGCCGAAGTTAACCAGTCCGACAATCGTTACTACGAAGGCAATCTCGAAGCCTGGCGGGCAATGGAGGATGCCGTTCCCGAAGGCAAGCTGAAGACGATCGGGGTCTCCAACTTCAACCAAAGCGACCTGCAGAACCTGCTTGACAATAGCGATACCAAGCCGGCCGTTGACCAGGTCTTGGCCCACGTCGGCCACACCCCATTTAACCTGATTGACTTTGCCAAGCAAAACGACATTGCGGTCGAAGCCTACTCACCGGTTGCCCACGGTGCCGCCCTCAAGAGCCCGGCCATTCAGCAGATGGCAGACAAGTACGGGGTCACGGTCCCGCAACTGTGCATCCGCTACGACTGGCAATTGGGCCTGATCGTTTTGCCAAAGACCGCCAATCCGGAACACATGAAGCAAAACACCCAGATCGACTTCACAATTTCAGATGAAGACATGGAGACGCTGAAGCAGGTCAAGCCGCTGGACTACGGAGACGCGGATGCCTTCCCAGTTTACGGCGGTAAGATGTAA
- the folP gene encoding dihydropteroate synthase, protein MRISEEPIEKKQTSLAAAALTAAVRDHQQLALNWQARPEQLKTVRDFLQHFDCPLVEDSTQSRLQFLLPIAALAPLARAIQQTWPTDAELTDSLERVRAAHRIVWRAGRHTFDLTERGIVYGILNVTPDSFYDGGQYNTTQAMEDQARQMVEAGADVVEVGGQTTRPGGFHEISPAEEIARIKPAIEFLQKNFPQVALAVDTYKLPVMEFALDAGVDIINDVQGFDTPEKRRLLANNQAGLVTMHSNRTSEYDNLTTEMIRFFEQNVAQLVDAGIDRDRICLDQGIGYAKVADGDQDLAMMHNITQLNRFRLPLLVAISRKGFGKKLFGLAKQDRLPVTLIAESAMYFGGGRVIRAHDVQETKQLVELLKRIEEAYWYKPAGQ, encoded by the coding sequence ATGAGAATTAGCGAGGAACCGATTGAAAAGAAGCAAACCAGCCTAGCCGCTGCTGCATTAACCGCCGCGGTCCGGGATCACCAGCAGCTGGCCCTCAACTGGCAGGCACGTCCGGAACAATTAAAGACGGTCCGGGACTTTTTGCAGCACTTTGACTGCCCGTTGGTGGAAGACTCGACACAGTCACGCCTGCAATTTCTCCTGCCGATTGCAGCCCTCGCCCCACTGGCAAGGGCAATTCAGCAGACCTGGCCAACGGACGCGGAGCTCACGGACTCGCTTGAACGGGTTCGCGCTGCCCACCGGATTGTCTGGCGGGCGGGACGGCATACGTTTGACCTGACCGAGCGGGGGATTGTTTACGGGATCTTAAACGTCACCCCGGATTCCTTCTATGACGGCGGTCAATACAACACCACCCAGGCGATGGAAGACCAGGCCCGGCAAATGGTTGAGGCGGGGGCCGACGTGGTCGAAGTCGGTGGCCAAACAACCCGTCCCGGCGGCTTTCACGAGATCAGCCCTGCGGAGGAAATTGCCCGGATTAAGCCGGCAATCGAATTTCTTCAAAAAAACTTCCCGCAGGTGGCGCTGGCGGTCGATACCTATAAGCTGCCCGTGATGGAGTTTGCCCTGGACGCGGGCGTCGACATCATCAACGATGTTCAGGGCTTTGACACGCCGGAGAAACGGCGGCTGCTGGCGAACAACCAGGCCGGCCTGGTCACTATGCACTCCAACCGGACGAGTGAGTATGACAACCTGACGACGGAGATGATTCGCTTCTTTGAGCAAAACGTTGCCCAGCTAGTCGATGCCGGGATTGATCGGGACCGAATCTGCCTCGACCAGGGGATCGGCTATGCTAAGGTGGCGGACGGCGACCAGGACCTGGCGATGATGCATAACATCACCCAGCTGAACCGCTTCCGCCTGCCATTATTAGTAGCGATTTCGCGCAAGGGCTTTGGCAAGAAGCTCTTCGGCCTCGCCAAGCAGGACCGCCTGCCCGTGACCCTGATCGCGGAATCAGCAATGTATTTTGGCGGCGGCCGGGTTATCCGGGCGCATGACGTCCAGGAAACCAAGCAGCTTGTCGAACTGCTGAAACGAATTGAGGAAGCCTACTGGTATAAGCCAGCGGGTCAATGA
- a CDS encoding type II toxin-antitoxin system RelB/DinJ family antitoxin, translated as MAQINIKVDDQLKDDVSKIFAEMGLDLTSGIKIYLKRVQQDKKIPFELTSTPTSAADNSTTAAGLNKLLSALAGAKGADDSSIGGSVLKATSHEQDDQPGGIGQGILNNHR; from the coding sequence ATGGCACAAATTAACATCAAAGTTGATGATCAATTAAAGGATGACGTAAGTAAGATTTTCGCAGAAATGGGGCTTGATCTGACGAGCGGGATCAAGATCTACCTCAAGCGCGTTCAACAGGACAAGAAGATCCCGTTTGAACTCACGAGCACGCCGACCAGCGCTGCGGACAACTCCACTACCGCTGCCGGCCTCAATAAGCTCCTGTCCGCTTTGGCAGGGGCCAAGGGCGCCGACGACAGCAGCATTGGTGGCAGCGTCCTGAAGGCCACTAGTCACGAACAAGATGACCAGCCAGGCGGAATTGGTCAGGGAATCTTGAATAATCATCGCTAA